The DNA segment AAGCTGAGCCGTTCGGGGTGACTCACGTCAAGAGGTTGAGCCGGATCCGGGGTACGCCACAGCGGCGCACGCCGCCCGGCGGCCCCGGACGGCGTGCGCATGGACGACTACGGAGGGTCACCCCCGACGTGGAGCGGCCTACTTCAGCGCCCCCGCGGTGAGCCCCTGCACCACCTGGCGCTGGAAGACGATGTACGCCCCGAGCACCGGCAGCATGGCCATCACCAGGCCCGCGAAGAGGCCCGACCAGTCGCCCTTGTAGCCCTGGCTGACCGCGAGCTGGACCAGGCCCTGGGTGAGGACCTTCTTGTCGGGGTCGGTGTTGAGCACCGTGGGCAGCATGTACTGGTTCCACTGGCCCAGGAAGTTGAAGATGCCCACGCTGATCAGACCGGGCTTGGCCATGGGCAGCATGATCTGGAAGAACGTACGCGTGTGCGAAGCTCCGTCCACGAACGCGGCCTCCGCCACCGAGGTGGGCAGGGTGCGGAAGAACGCCGTGAGGAAGAAGACGGTGAACGGCAGCGAGTACGCGATGTAGACCAGGATCAGCCCGTGGATGGTGTTCAGCAGGCCCATGTTGTTCACCACGTAGAACAGCGGGACCAGCGCCAGCA comes from the Streptomyces sp. SUK 48 genome and includes:
- a CDS encoding carbohydrate ABC transporter permease, translating into MKTTETPAPPPAEPGARVSEADVPARKPGGRAREGGVLNVFSHGVLVIWAIMVVTPLLWAVMTSFKDDSSIFGSPWALPDRLHFGNWARAWTEANMSGYFLNTVLVVGGSLVGTLVLGSMAAYVLARFDFPGNRFIYYLFIGGMSFPIMLALVPLFYVVNNMGLLNTIHGLILVYIAYSLPFTVFFLTAFFRTLPTSVAEAAFVDGASHTRTFFQIMLPMAKPGLISVGIFNFLGQWNQYMLPTVLNTDPDKKVLTQGLVQLAVSQGYKGDWSGLFAGLVMAMLPVLGAYIVFQRQVVQGLTAGALK